Proteins encoded within one genomic window of Odocoileus virginianus isolate 20LAN1187 ecotype Illinois chromosome 2, Ovbor_1.2, whole genome shotgun sequence:
- the YPEL5 gene encoding protein yippee-like 5: MGRIFLDHIGGTRLFSCANCDTILTNRSELISTRFTGATGRAFLFNKVVNLQYSEVQDRVMLTGRHMVRDVSCKNCNSKLGWIYEFATEDSQRYKEGRVILERALVRESEGFEEHVPSDNS; encoded by the exons ATGGGCAGGATTTTCCTTGATCATATCGGTGGTACCCGTCTGTTTTCCTGTGCAAACTGCGATACGATCCTGACCAACCGTTCGGAACTCATCTCCACTCGATTCACAGGCGCCACTGGCAGagcatttctttttaacaag gtAGTTAACCTACAGTATAGTGAAGTTCAAGATCGGGTCATGCTCACTGGCCGCCACATGGTTCGAGACGTGAGCTGCAAAAACTGCAATAGCAAACTGGGATGGATCTATGAGTTTGCCACTGAAGACAGCCAGCGTTATAAGGAAGGTCGTGTGATCCTGGAACGCGCTCTAGTTCGAGAAAGTGAGGGCTTTGAGGAGCATGTACCATCTGATAActcttga